Genomic window (Drosophila albomicans strain 15112-1751.03 chromosome X, ASM965048v2, whole genome shotgun sequence):
taagttGAAAACATTCATAGAATCTTCAAAGTAtttcttgaaaataattaGACAGGTATTTTCACAGTCGACTACACTCGTCGCCTTTAGCTGTCTTTGTGCTTGCGTCTCGGTTGCAAGTGCCACATTCATTTTGCGTGCGACATTTAAAGGCAAATCACTTATTCTTGTTATGCTTCTTCTACTGCTGCGTGTTGTTCTTGTTAATCGATACATTTTGTGCTTTTAACTGAAAGAGtttcgacatcgacatcgacatcaactCCCACAACTCGCaattctgtctctctctctctctccctcttaccctctctttctctcaacTCTGTCGGTTGTAGACTCCCATTTGGACTTGTAAAACAATGACAAGGACAAATTTGTGAGCGAGGCAAACAGACAGGCGAACAATGGAATTGCTTTGTTTATCCAGGAGGCAGCTTTTTGGGGGTAGGCTGTTCCTTTAAGTgtcaatacaaatataaatcaatgCTGTTTTGCTGTGTAGAAACCCCAGAATACCAGAAAGGTAACCCAGAGTTCTtctttgttgtcgtcgttgacTGCTGGCCCAATGtgatcaacattttttttttgtttcggtCAGGCAATCAATTTTAACAAGACGCACTCTGTTGTCTCTCggtctggcaacgctgccacgcccccgcTCCACCCTTTGACTTGACCCGTTTTTGTCAGCATTTAtcatacaaaacaaaacgagcTTCGCATTTCTCCTGCTAATTGCCAGATATACTGAATGAATGTAACGTTAGTGAtgaagtatttttagtatttcgtatttagtatttaatatttttagtatttagtatttagtatttagtatatagtatatagtatttagtatttagtatttagtatttagtatttagtatttagtatttagtatttagtatttagtatttgttatttagtatttagtacttagtatttagtatttagtatttactattttgtatttagtatttggtatttgctattttgtatttagtatttagtatttagtatttgttatttagtatttagtacttagtatttagtatttagtatttactattttgtatttagtatttggtatttactattttgtatttagtatttagtattttatatttagtatttagtatttgttatttagtattttgtatttagtatttgttatttagtatttagtatttggtatttactattttgtttttagtatttagtatttagtatttagtatttgttatttagtatttagtacttagtatttagtatttagcatttagtatttagtatttagtatttagtatttagtatttagtatttagtatttagtatttagtatttagtatttagtatttagtatttagtatttagtatttagtatttagtatttagtatttagtatttatttagtatttagtgtttagtgtttagtatttagtatttagtatttagtatttagtatttagtatttagtatttagtatttagtatttagtatttagtatttagtatttagtatttagtatttagtatttagtatttagtatttagtatttagtatttagtatttatttagtatttagtgtttagtgtttagtatttagtatttagtatttagtatttagtatttagtatttagtatttagtatttagtatttagtatttagtatttagtatttagtatttagtatttagtatttgttatttagtatttagtacttagtatttagtatttagcatttagtatttagtatttagtatttagtatttagtatttagtatttagtatttagtatttagtatttagtatttagtatttagtatttagtatttagtatttagtatttagtatttagtatttagtatttatttagtatttagtttttagtatttagtatttagtatttagtatttagtatttagtatttagtatttatttagtatttagtatttagtatatttagtatttagtatttagtatttagtatttagtatttagtatttagtatttatttagtatttagtatttagtgtttagtatttagtatttagtatttagtatttagtatttagtatttagtatttagtatttagtatttagtatttagtatttagtatttagtatttagtatttagtatttagtatttagtatttagtatttagtatttagcatatttaggtatttagtatagtatttagtatttagtatttagtatttagtatttagtatttagttttagtatttagtgtttagtgtttagtatttagtatttagtatttagtatttagtatttagtatttagtatttagtatttagtatttagtatttagtatttagtatttagtatttagtatttagtatttagtatttagtatttatttagtatttagtatttagtgtttagtatttagtatttagtatttagtatttagtatttagtatttagtatttagtatttagtatttagtatttagtatttagtatttagtatttagtatttagtatttagtatttagtatttagtatttagtatttagtatttagtatttagtattagtatttagtatttagtttagtgtttagtatttagtatttagtatttagtatttagtatttagtatttagtatttagtatttagtatttagtatttagtatttagtatttagtatttagtatttagtatttagtatttagttttagtatttagtatttagtatttagtatttagtatttagtatttagtatttagtatttagtatttagtatttagtatttagtatttagtatttagtatttagtatttagtatttagtatttagtatttagtatttagtatttagtatttagtatttagtatttagtatttagtatttagtatttagtttagtatttagtatttagtatttagtatttagtatttagtatttagtatttagtatttagtatttatttagtatttagtatttagtatttagtatttagtatttagtatttagtatttagtatttagtatttagtatttagtatttagtatttagtatttagtatttagtatttagtatttagtatttagtatttagtatttagtatttagcatttagtatttagtatttagtatttagtatttagtatttagtatttagtatttagtatttagtatttagtatttagtatttagtatttagtatttagtatttagtatttagtatttagtatttagtatttagtatttatttagtatttagtgtttagtgtttagtatttagtatttagtatttagtatttagtatttagtatttagtatttatttagtatttagtatttagtgtttagtatttagtatttagtatttagtatttagtatttagtatttagtatttagtatttagtatttagtatttatttagtatttagtgtttagtgtttagtatttagtatttagtatttagtatttagtatttagtatttaatatttagtatttaatatttagtatttagtatttagtatttagtatttagtatttaatatttagaatCAAGTATTtagcatttggtatttaatatttagtatttagtatttagtacttaatatttagtatttagtatttagtattgaatatttagtacttaatatttagtatttagtatttggtatttggtatttagtatttaatatttcatttaaactatttcgaattaaaaattcaattcaacacTCTGAATTCCAATAAGGCTTGTATTAAAGCTGATAGACCTCAACATATTTGTGAGTATAGGGTATTCTCAAGTCGTTGAGACCCGTTCAGCGCCTCGTCGATGCGGTTGCGTAGACAGTTATAACAAGTGTTTCAAGCTAGTTTGTTGTCCCTGTTTAACAACTTTTTGgggcattatttttgttgttgtgttcttcttgtcgttgttttcattttcattttcatttaatttcgaaTCGTGAACTCTGCGACACAGAGTCTTTTCCTAGTATTACCTTGCATTTTTATCCCCCCCTCTCCACATTTCCCCCTCCACATTTCGATGAAGAGCAGACGGATGAAGCTCAACCTCAGTAACCTGACAGCGAACGTGTGTTGCTCGTTGTAATTAGAGAGAAAATTGCAGGCCGCGTAGAAAGTTTGCagacattttttttctgtttattttttttttatatactgctttgtttttgcatttgtttttgttgttgctgcaacagcagttgtTCAATTTAATGTAACTAGGGGAAGCattgcagaaaaaaaaaattctgcCCAAGAATGTACAAAGAATTAATGTGAGAAAGAAATCGACGAAGCttaaatacactttttttaatgctataatttgaaagcaaaataaattcgcttttttttcttaataaattcTATATGAAGCAGCAAATTAATCCATTTTTCCTtaaatctttaataaattaaaaaaaaagaaaataaattaaaatgagatataataacaaataaaaagataaacaatataaaattcaataaaatgaaagtaaattaaattatacaaaatgaaataaatcgaaataagattaaaaaaataaaatgaaaatgaaatgaaacaataaataaaataaaatttaaaataaataatgaaaaaacgttatttttaaaaatgaattcaacCAGCTTCATAGCCCGCGAATCTCAACCTCTGCAATACTCTTTAATTGTGTAAGAgtacatcaaaataaaaagggagaaaaaaaaaaaaagtagagtaaagagaaaaaaatgcacaTGAAAATAAAGCACGCAAGTTTTGCGATGGCGTCGAGTGTCGATTACGCTTGAGGAATGAGGAAATTAATGCGCTAGCTTTAAATCGGTTGAACATAAGCAGcttggcagcaacaataaaaaaatgcaagagaaaaagtgttgaaagtctgcaataaatattgttaagcCTTTGTAAGGATTAGACATACAATAAGTTGAAGCATTTCAATTGTGTCTGCCTGGCAATAATTATGAGTAcgcaaatttcatttaattgcgtAGATGATGTCAGTTCAGTTATCtagcaaaattttaaaaattgtaaaattatataatgtaCCTTACTTTAACGTACTCATTTATTGTTGAAACTATTAAGAGAGAGGAAAAGAAGAAGTTAAAAAAATCTTATTCAATAAGGTTGTATCGTGAAACAagaaatttttgttgaaaatattttcagtcAAGATTTCGATCTTCAAtcattgttttaaaattaactgaattttattttatgatcgAAATGATTTCGAATTCAACATAAACAATCTGAATCTTAGAACGTTTTCTTGATccaagtttttgtttttgatttttttcggAGTTGTTCTGAATtgctttttacatttttctacAATCTTCTCTTCACATTCACAGCCAAAATTGAAGTACTGTAAGTTctaaatttccaaaattttgagtcttatttgtatatataatatatttttctctcaAACATGTCTCCACAATCATTCCATCGGACACCAAAGTAGTCGATGGAAAATTCAAATGAGAGCTGTTGTCGAGCAACGAGAGCTCATttagaaaaaaacgaaaaaaaatcttttgcgtaaaaaaattttctaattttatacgaaaacagaaaaagaaatggATTATTTGAGTGAAAATCGCTATCAGTTGCTCTTCATCGACGACGATGAACTGATGACTGATGGCAACGATGCCGTTGAACCAGTTGctggccaacagcagcaaccacagcaacagcaacagcaacagtcgaaaaataaacgcaataagaataagaatgTGATTAAGCCGATCTTGGAGGAGAAgcaatcgcagcagcaacaacaaacaccgCGAGCtgtgccacagcaacagccacagcaacagcagcaaccaaagcagccacagcaacagccacaggaGCAATCAAAGCAACAACCAGAGCAAcaggcacaacaacagctagaTCAACAGCCAAAGGagcaaccaaagcaacaatcacagcagcaagcacagcagcagcaaccagaacagcagcaaccacagcagcagcagccacaatttCGCTATAGACAACGCATCATCAACAATAGCAATCGTTAtgctggagctggagttggagctggatTTGGAGTTGGAGCTGCTGCTTATCGTGGCAACTCAACTCGCTATGCAAAAAGTAAGTTGTGATCAAGTTGGATCGAGACAATTGAAACGAACTAAAGACAGCTTCATTCGCAGCTAATAACAacaccaataacaacaacaacaacaacaacaacaacttggaGACAGATGAGGGCGATGGCAACAACACTCAAGTGGTGGATGACAGAAAATTCATAACCGTGGAGCAATGGAAAGCGATGCGTGGTGAACGTGTCAAACCCATTTACAACATACGCAAACCGGGCGAAGGGGAACTCAATAAGAAACCCGATTGGAAGCACATGACTGTGCTGCAGAagaacaaagacaacaacagcaacaacaaatcaaagttGTCTGAAGGCAATCAGAAAGGATCTGAAGAGGATAATGGACTCGATTACGATGCATCGATGTATCCACAGCGTGTGGGTCGCTTACAGCGCATCGTTGACATCGAGTTCAAGTTCAAAGACGATCGTCGTCGCAGCGGCGCTTATCGCAGTGGTTGGATGGTCTCAAGGCCACTAAACGATAATGCAGTTCAGCAGCGAACTGCGAATGAAACTCAGCCAAGTCTAACTCAAGttgccatcaacaacaatgattTTGAGACAGCTTCGGATCCAATCAATATGAATGATGAAGCTGAATTTCCAACACTTGgttaactatttatattttactccttatacacacacaggcaatccctcaacaacaaaaatgaattatcACACAAGCAtctttaaattacaaattacaaatcgACCACAATCGCAGGCAGCAGCAAGATAAACAGCAATCATAAGCATagagcagcgacaacagcaacagcaacagcaaacaggcaacagcaaaaagtaaaaagcaaaagagcaaCCAACACAACAATCATAACAATTGACCTTTCACTCCACTCAAGTCCAAATAAACTTCTATCTCGCAGCACCCCGAAAGCTGTGCatcaaaaaaatggaatacaATATGGTagtaattaatattgaaagtaGAGATCGAAATCAtaatcagttttatttttactctatggtatattatgaatagaatagtatatttatataccacatatagtcatttatacatttcagtaatcattttaagaataattaatatgctaaaatatttataaattatcaatattttcaaaatataccactgataattaatattgaatgtAGAGATCGAAATCAtaatcagttttatttttactttttggtatattatgactagaatagtatatttatataccacatatagtcatttatacatttcagtaatcattttaagaataattaatatgctaaaatatttataaattatcaatattttcaaaatataccactgataattaatattgaatgtAGAGATTGAAATCATAAtcagatttattttttctctatggtatattatgaatagaatagtatatttatataccacatatagtcatttatacatttcagtaatcattttaagaataattaatatgctaaaatattaataaattattatcaatactttcaaaatataccattgataattaatattgaaagtaGAGATCGAAATCAtaatcagttttatttttactctatggtatattatgaatagaatagtatatttatataccacatatagtcatttatacatttcagtaatcattttaagaataattaatatgctaaaatatttataaattattatcaatactttcaaaatataccattgataattaatattgaaagtaGAGATCGAAATCAtaatcagttt
Coding sequences:
- the LOC117565717 gene encoding probable serine/threonine-protein kinase dyrk1 isoform X2, with product MDYLSENRYQLLFIDDDELMTDGNDAVEPVAGQQQQPQQQQQQQSKNKRNKNKNVIKPILEEKQSQQQQQTPRAVPQQQPQQQQQPKQPQQQPQEQSKQQPEQQAQQQLDQQPKEQPKQQSQQQAQQQQPEQQQPQQQQPQFRYRQRIINNSNRYAGAGVGAGFGVGAAAYRGNSTRYAKTNNNTNNNNNNNNNNLETDEGDGNNTQVVDDRKFITVEQWKAMRGERVKPIYNIRKPGEGELNKKPDWKHMTVLQKNKDNNSNNKSKLSEGNQKGSEEDNGLDYDASMYPQRVGRLQRIVDIEFKFKDDRRRSGAYRSGWMVSRPLNDNAVQQRTANETQPSLTQVAINNNDFETASDPINMNDEAEFPTLG
- the LOC117565717 gene encoding uncharacterized protein DDB_G0283357-like isoform X1, with amino-acid sequence MDYLSENRYQLLFIDDDELMTDGNDAVEPVAGQQQQPQQQQQQQSKNKRNKNKNVIKPILEEKQSQQQQQTPRAVPQQQPQQQQQPKQPQQQPQEQSKQQPEQQAQQQLDQQPKEQPKQQSQQQAQQQQPEQQQPQQQQPQFRYRQRIINNSNRYAGAGVGAGFGVGAAAYRGNSTRYAKTSFAANNNTNNNNNNNNNNLETDEGDGNNTQVVDDRKFITVEQWKAMRGERVKPIYNIRKPGEGELNKKPDWKHMTVLQKNKDNNSNNKSKLSEGNQKGSEEDNGLDYDASMYPQRVGRLQRIVDIEFKFKDDRRRSGAYRSGWMVSRPLNDNAVQQRTANETQPSLTQVAINNNDFETASDPINMNDEAEFPTLG